The following proteins come from a genomic window of Corallococcus sp. NCRR:
- a CDS encoding AMP-binding protein: MTTALSYAHGTSTTPLLGETIGQNLRRTVEKYGDREALVVASQNYRVTWRQFWDATTAVAKGLLALGIQKGDRVGLWSPNRFEWTVSQYALARTGAILVNLNPAYRTSELEYALNQAGVSVLLLAKGFRQTDYTRMLAEVRPRCAGLREALVLDSDWDRLVKGGANVGDDVLEARESSLQFDDPINIQYTSGTTGFPKGATLSHHNVLNNGFFVGEVLRYGPEDRVCIPVPFYHCFGMVMGNLACTSHGSAMVIPGEAFDPLAVLQTVQAERCTSLYGVPTMFIAELDHPRFGEFDLRSLRTGIMAGSPCPVEVMKQVQSRMHMEEVTICYGMTETSPVSTQNPLDDTLEKRVATVGRVHPHLEVKVVDPDSGAVVPLGQPGELCTRGYSVMLGYWNNAEATAAAIDRAGWMHTGDLATMDGEGYVKIVGRIKDMIIRGGENVYPREVEEFLHTHPEISEAQVIGVPSVKYGEEVMAWVRLKSGASLTPETLTAFCTGRISTFKIPRHWKFVDNFPMTVTGKVQKFRMRELSITELGLGDVASIKTA; the protein is encoded by the coding sequence ATGACGACCGCCCTGTCCTATGCCCATGGCACCAGCACCACCCCGCTGCTGGGAGAGACCATCGGTCAGAACCTGCGCCGCACCGTCGAGAAGTACGGCGACCGCGAGGCGCTGGTGGTTGCCTCGCAGAACTACCGCGTCACCTGGCGGCAGTTCTGGGACGCGACCACGGCGGTGGCCAAGGGCCTGCTGGCGCTGGGCATCCAGAAGGGGGACCGGGTGGGGCTCTGGTCTCCCAACCGCTTCGAGTGGACCGTGTCGCAGTACGCGCTCGCGCGCACGGGCGCCATCCTGGTCAACCTGAACCCCGCCTACCGCACGTCGGAGCTGGAGTACGCGCTCAACCAGGCGGGGGTGAGCGTGCTGCTCCTGGCGAAGGGCTTCCGGCAGACGGACTACACGCGGATGCTGGCGGAGGTGCGGCCCCGGTGCGCGGGCCTGCGCGAGGCGCTGGTGCTGGACTCGGACTGGGACCGGCTGGTGAAGGGCGGCGCCAACGTGGGCGACGACGTGCTGGAGGCGCGGGAGTCGTCGCTCCAGTTCGATGACCCCATCAACATCCAGTACACGTCCGGCACCACGGGCTTCCCGAAGGGCGCGACGCTGTCCCACCACAACGTGCTCAACAACGGCTTCTTCGTGGGCGAGGTGCTGCGCTACGGGCCGGAGGACCGCGTGTGCATCCCGGTGCCGTTCTACCACTGCTTCGGCATGGTGATGGGCAACCTGGCCTGCACGTCGCACGGCTCGGCCATGGTGATTCCGGGCGAGGCGTTCGACCCGCTGGCGGTGCTCCAGACGGTGCAGGCCGAGCGCTGCACGTCGCTCTATGGCGTGCCCACGATGTTCATCGCGGAGCTGGACCACCCGCGCTTCGGCGAGTTCGACCTGCGCAGCTTGCGCACCGGCATCATGGCGGGCTCGCCGTGTCCGGTGGAGGTGATGAAGCAGGTGCAGTCGCGGATGCACATGGAGGAGGTCACCATCTGCTACGGCATGACGGAGACGTCGCCGGTGTCCACGCAGAACCCGCTGGACGACACGCTAGAGAAGCGCGTGGCGACGGTGGGGCGCGTGCACCCGCACCTGGAGGTGAAGGTGGTGGATCCGGACTCGGGCGCGGTGGTGCCGCTGGGGCAGCCGGGGGAGCTGTGCACGCGCGGCTACAGCGTGATGCTCGGGTACTGGAACAACGCGGAGGCCACGGCGGCGGCCATCGACCGGGCGGGGTGGATGCACACCGGTGACCTGGCGACCATGGACGGGGAGGGCTACGTCAAGATTGTCGGCCGCATCAAGGACATGATCATCCGGGGCGGTGAGAACGTGTACCCGCGCGAGGTGGAGGAGTTCCTCCACACGCACCCGGAGATCTCCGAAGCGCAGGTCATTGGCGTGCCCAGCGTGAAGTACGGCGAGGAGGTGATGGCGTGGGTGCGCTTGAAGTCCGGTGCATCGCTGACGCCGGAGACGCTGACGGCCTTCTGCACCGGACGCATCTCCACGTTCAAGATTCCCCGCCACTGGAAGTTCGTGGATAACTTCCCGATGACCGTCACCGGCAAGGTGCAGAAGTTCCGCATGCGCGAGCTCTCCATCACCGAGTTGGGGCTCGGTGACGTGGCCAGCATCAAGACCGCTTGA
- the epsC gene encoding serine O-acetyltransferase EpsC, with protein MDDPNARLVATLLEARQRHCFPPDVRKAAPEFVSQVLGLLFPHFAERLECNAAAVRRDVTAVEASLQRIQSLLAPHYPVTDAGMSSRFMAKLPDLYEWLQQDARAIFEADPAARSVDEVVLTYPGFYAIAIYRVANALHRLNFPLLPRLLTEYAHQRTGVDIHPGATIGRRFVIDHGTGLVIGETTVIGDNVKLYQGVTLGALMVEKALADRKRHPTIEDDVVVYANATILGGGTVVGKGSIIAGNAWLTQSVPAQSVVTRRSEVRARHGEEGLDVLDYQI; from the coding sequence ATGGACGATCCAAACGCCCGATTGGTTGCCACCCTGCTGGAGGCGCGTCAGCGCCACTGCTTCCCCCCGGACGTGCGCAAGGCCGCGCCGGAGTTCGTCTCGCAGGTGCTGGGGTTGCTCTTCCCGCACTTCGCGGAGCGGCTGGAGTGCAACGCCGCCGCCGTGCGCCGGGACGTCACCGCGGTGGAGGCGAGCCTCCAGCGCATCCAGTCCCTGCTCGCGCCGCACTACCCCGTCACGGACGCGGGCATGTCCTCGCGCTTCATGGCGAAGCTGCCGGACCTCTACGAGTGGCTCCAGCAGGACGCGCGCGCCATCTTCGAAGCGGACCCCGCCGCGCGCAGCGTGGACGAAGTCGTGCTCACCTACCCGGGCTTCTACGCCATCGCTATCTACCGCGTGGCGAACGCGCTGCACCGGCTGAACTTCCCCCTGCTGCCGCGCCTGCTCACCGAGTACGCCCACCAGCGCACCGGCGTGGACATCCACCCGGGCGCCACCATTGGCCGCAGGTTCGTCATCGACCACGGCACGGGTCTGGTCATCGGCGAGACGACGGTGATTGGCGACAACGTGAAGCTCTACCAGGGCGTCACGCTGGGCGCGCTGATGGTGGAGAAGGCGCTGGCGGACAGGAAGCGCCACCCCACCATCGAGGACGACGTCGTGGTGTACGCGAACGCCACCATCCTCGGAGGCGGCACGGTGGTGGGCAAGGGCAGCATCATCGCCGGCAACGCGTGGCTCACGCAGAGCGTGCCCGCCCAGTCCGTCGTCACCCGCCGCAGCGAGGTGCGGGCGCGCCACGGCGAAGAGGGACTGGACGTCCTCGACTACCAGATTTGA
- a CDS encoding Fpg/Nei family DNA glycosylase — protein sequence MPEGHSIHRVARVHRRWLVGRRFTADSPQGRGEVAHGLSGRALLNVDAHGKHLFHTFEGGVRLHIHLGLFGRIRHFRAEAPEPSTACRLRLASDGATLHLSGPSACELLSLEEEAALRARLGEDPLRMDASPDRAYARLTKGRMPLAQALLDQGRIAGVGNIVRAEALFVAGLPPLMPACELERGAFDRLWAVMRALLQDGVRDGLIVTPGAPPLPSPGRKRAERFCVYSRAGLPCPRCGGRVTGQVLAARTLYFCAACQGVDRMRRPRRGHERTAGGPAPR from the coding sequence ATGCCAGAAGGTCACAGCATCCACCGGGTCGCCCGGGTCCACCGCCGCTGGCTGGTGGGGCGGCGTTTCACGGCAGACTCTCCCCAGGGCCGGGGCGAGGTGGCCCATGGGCTGTCCGGGCGGGCGTTGCTGAACGTGGATGCGCACGGCAAGCACCTGTTCCACACGTTCGAGGGGGGCGTGCGGCTGCACATCCACCTGGGGCTCTTCGGGCGCATCCGTCACTTCCGGGCGGAGGCGCCCGAGCCCTCCACGGCCTGCCGGCTGCGGCTGGCTTCGGACGGGGCGACGCTGCACCTGTCGGGGCCGTCCGCGTGCGAGCTGCTGTCGTTGGAGGAGGAGGCCGCGCTGCGCGCGAGGCTGGGGGAGGATCCGCTGCGCATGGATGCGTCACCGGACCGGGCGTATGCGCGGCTGACGAAGGGGCGCATGCCGTTGGCGCAGGCGCTCCTGGACCAGGGGCGCATCGCGGGCGTGGGGAACATCGTGCGTGCGGAGGCGCTGTTCGTCGCGGGATTGCCGCCGCTGATGCCCGCGTGCGAGCTGGAGCGGGGCGCGTTCGACCGGTTGTGGGCCGTGATGCGGGCGCTGTTGCAGGACGGCGTTCGCGACGGGCTCATCGTCACGCCCGGTGCGCCGCCGCTGCCTTCACCCGGGCGCAAGCGGGCGGAGCGCTTCTGCGTGTACAGCCGCGCGGGCCTGCCGTGTCCTCGCTGTGGAGGGAGGGTGACGGGGCAGGTGCTGGCGGCGCGCACGCTCTACTTCTGCGCCGCGTGTCAGGGCGTGGACCGCATGCGACGGCCGCGCCGTGGACACGAGCGGACAGCCGGAGGCCCTGCTCCCCGCTGA
- a CDS encoding imm11 family protein, with translation MAPRFFELTEDVQEGIWVLEVPWNELRQEEEDPWMFTKGSRVHVEGHLTVPIGESGRPHDFCRIPFGLTPIVHIKLANVLLEHAADDVQFIPVTIPKHPDQYALLVATKLIRCIDEKASTAVRHWEAQHGRPEKMGQYRSVYGMRIDTSKVGDAKLFRPWGWNGSLIVSEELKTALERTGATGMYFTEV, from the coding sequence ATGGCTCCCCGATTCTTCGAACTCACCGAGGACGTTCAAGAAGGCATCTGGGTACTCGAGGTCCCCTGGAATGAGCTACGCCAGGAGGAGGAAGACCCCTGGATGTTCACGAAGGGGAGTCGCGTCCATGTGGAAGGACACCTGACCGTTCCCATCGGGGAGTCTGGCCGTCCCCATGACTTCTGCCGGATTCCTTTTGGCCTGACGCCCATCGTTCACATCAAGCTCGCCAATGTGCTTCTGGAGCACGCGGCCGACGACGTGCAGTTCATCCCCGTCACCATCCCGAAGCACCCCGACCAGTACGCACTCCTCGTTGCCACGAAGCTCATTCGCTGCATCGACGAGAAGGCCTCCACAGCGGTTCGCCACTGGGAAGCCCAACATGGTCGTCCAGAAAAGATGGGGCAGTACCGCTCCGTCTACGGCATGCGCATCGACACGTCGAAGGTGGGGGACGCGAAGCTCTTCCGTCCCTGGGGCTGGAACGGCTCGCTCATCGTCTCCGAAGAGCTGAAGACGGCGCTGGAGCGCACCGGCGCCACCGGCATGTACTTCACGGAGGTGTAA
- a CDS encoding TfoX/Sxy family protein → MPRSDSFMEYTVELLKPLGLVQARSMFGGWGLYFGGRMFGLIIQGQLYLKTDEVTRPDFEAEGCRPFIYQSRGKEQPMSYWTPPADAEDDGRRMLPWARRAVDAANRAAMKKAAKKKPVAKKKAPAAKKTPAAKKKPIKRS, encoded by the coding sequence ATGCCCCGCTCGGACAGCTTCATGGAGTACACGGTCGAACTGCTGAAGCCGCTCGGCCTCGTGCAGGCCCGCTCGATGTTCGGTGGCTGGGGGCTGTACTTCGGCGGCCGGATGTTCGGCCTCATCATCCAGGGCCAGCTCTACCTGAAGACGGACGAGGTCACCCGCCCCGACTTCGAGGCCGAGGGCTGCCGGCCCTTCATCTACCAGAGCCGGGGCAAGGAACAGCCCATGAGCTACTGGACCCCGCCCGCGGACGCAGAGGACGATGGCCGCCGGATGCTGCCCTGGGCCCGCCGCGCCGTGGACGCCGCCAACCGCGCCGCGATGAAGAAGGCCGCGAAGAAGAAGCCCGTGGCCAAGAAGAAGGCCCCTGCGGCCAAGAAGACACCTGCCGCGAAGAAGAAGCCCATCAAGCGGTCTTGA
- a CDS encoding S9 family peptidase: MTPSLPHRGGRLSRACLALLFAGLAIPWRAVGAEAGDALQARLDFSEASLRWPDRIRDTLTPPRWLPEGDRFVYWSRVEPYRDTWVLVDAHKRTQQPLLDSESLRSQLTERFGKPMTLPAVMPFTLTTDAKGIVFTVQGRAFSLGLTDKRLVALEPTHPAALSLVPGNSLSPDGRTVAVQRDTGFAVMDAKGATRMERTGTEDSPWRLPEGAWSPQGRFLAVWRDDMRGMHRLPLVDYSTPLEKVTWVPYSKTGTPLMRSELHFVSVETGQVTPAPGDAAERYDWFAGWRPDGSEALVLQLSRDGKRLDLVAVDPLTGKRRRVLREERKETFVAALEFSVGGWSQQVKPLPDNQHFLWMSERDGWRHVYLYDYSGKLVRQLTRGAFPVHAVVGVTPKSDAFFVTASAEPGAPYDRSVYRARIEGGALKRLTPGPGLHRPWLSPSTAYFADGHSTREQPRVWEVVSTEGRPSFRYAKSDTSALAELHYTPPEGITVKASDGVTPLYGALYKPWDFNPKKRYAVIDVIYAGPFTTVVPWSYVGPYESIIAHSLAQLGFIVMVLDARGTPGRSKAFQDVNYGRVGQTEIPDHVEALKQAAASRPYMDLERVGIHGHSWGGYFALRGMLTAPTFFKAGYAGAPGALTEEAIINEPNMGLLSENPEGYAAGSNEALADKLQGALKLMHGTSDVNASLSTTMRMVQALVSANKHFDLLIMPGEGHGPEGRYYRDDVRRFFLRELGEPR, encoded by the coding sequence ATGACGCCTTCCCTGCCCCACCGTGGTGGACGCCTGTCGCGTGCGTGCCTCGCGCTCCTGTTCGCGGGACTCGCCATCCCCTGGCGAGCGGTGGGAGCGGAAGCCGGGGACGCCCTCCAGGCGCGGCTCGACTTCTCGGAGGCGTCGCTGCGCTGGCCGGACCGCATCCGGGACACCCTGACGCCGCCCCGGTGGCTGCCGGAAGGAGACCGGTTCGTGTACTGGTCCCGGGTGGAGCCCTACCGGGACACGTGGGTCCTGGTGGATGCACATAAGCGCACCCAGCAGCCCCTGCTGGATTCGGAGTCGCTGCGGTCCCAGCTCACGGAGCGGTTCGGCAAGCCAATGACGTTGCCCGCCGTCATGCCCTTCACGCTCACCACCGATGCGAAGGGCATCGTCTTCACCGTCCAGGGCCGGGCCTTTTCCTTGGGCCTCACCGACAAGCGGCTCGTGGCGCTCGAGCCCACGCATCCGGCCGCACTGTCGCTCGTGCCTGGCAACAGCCTGTCGCCGGACGGGAGGACGGTCGCGGTGCAGCGGGACACGGGCTTCGCCGTGATGGACGCCAAGGGCGCGACACGGATGGAGCGCACCGGCACGGAGGATTCGCCCTGGCGGCTGCCCGAAGGGGCCTGGTCTCCCCAGGGCCGGTTCCTCGCGGTCTGGCGCGACGACATGCGGGGCATGCACCGGCTCCCGCTGGTCGACTACAGCACCCCGCTGGAGAAGGTGACGTGGGTGCCCTACTCGAAGACGGGCACGCCCCTGATGCGCTCGGAGCTGCACTTCGTCTCGGTGGAGACGGGGCAGGTGACGCCCGCGCCCGGTGACGCGGCAGAGCGCTACGACTGGTTCGCGGGCTGGCGTCCGGACGGCAGTGAAGCGCTGGTGCTCCAGTTGTCGCGGGACGGCAAGCGGCTGGACCTGGTGGCGGTGGATCCGCTGACGGGCAAGCGCCGCCGTGTGCTGCGGGAGGAGCGCAAGGAGACCTTCGTCGCGGCGCTGGAGTTCTCGGTGGGGGGCTGGTCCCAGCAGGTGAAGCCGCTGCCGGACAACCAGCACTTCCTCTGGATGTCCGAGCGTGATGGCTGGCGTCACGTCTACCTGTATGACTATTCCGGCAAGCTCGTGCGCCAGCTCACCCGGGGCGCGTTCCCGGTCCACGCGGTGGTGGGCGTCACGCCGAAGTCGGACGCCTTCTTCGTCACCGCCTCCGCCGAGCCTGGGGCGCCCTATGACCGGTCGGTGTACCGGGCACGAATCGAGGGCGGAGCGCTGAAGCGGCTGACGCCCGGGCCTGGGCTCCACCGTCCCTGGCTGTCCCCCTCCACGGCCTACTTCGCGGATGGGCACTCCACCCGGGAGCAGCCGAGGGTCTGGGAGGTGGTGTCCACGGAGGGGCGCCCCTCCTTCCGCTACGCGAAGTCAGACACGAGCGCCCTGGCGGAGCTGCACTACACGCCGCCGGAAGGCATCACGGTCAAGGCCTCGGATGGCGTCACACCCCTGTACGGCGCGCTGTACAAGCCGTGGGACTTCAATCCGAAGAAGCGCTACGCGGTCATCGACGTCATCTACGCGGGACCGTTCACGACGGTGGTGCCCTGGAGCTACGTGGGCCCGTATGAATCGATCATCGCGCATTCGCTGGCGCAGCTCGGGTTCATCGTGATGGTGCTGGACGCGAGGGGCACGCCAGGGCGGAGCAAGGCCTTCCAGGACGTGAACTACGGCCGCGTGGGCCAGACGGAGATTCCCGACCACGTCGAGGCGCTGAAGCAGGCGGCAGCCAGCCGGCCCTACATGGACCTGGAGCGGGTGGGCATCCACGGCCACTCCTGGGGTGGCTACTTCGCGCTGCGAGGCATGCTGACGGCGCCGACGTTCTTCAAGGCAGGCTACGCGGGAGCACCGGGAGCCCTGACGGAAGAGGCCATCATCAACGAGCCGAACATGGGCCTGCTGTCAGAGAACCCAGAGGGCTACGCGGCGGGCTCCAACGAAGCCCTGGCGGACAAGCTCCAGGGAGCGCTCAAGCTGATGCACGGGACAAGCGACGTGAACGCATCGCTGTCCACGACGATGAGGATGGTCCAGGCGCTGGTGAGCGCGAACAAGCACTTCGACCTGCTGATCATGCCCGGAGAAGGCCACGGCCCCGAAGGCAGGTACTACCGGGACGACGTGCGCCGGTTCTTCCTGCGGGAGCTGGGAGAACCCCGGTGA
- the cysK gene encoding cysteine synthase A, translating into MKVDNILQTIGNTPHVRINRLYPSRVTVHLKLERANPGGSIKDRIGLAMIEDAEKKGLLKEGSVIIEPTSGNTGIGLAMVAAVKGYKLILVMPESMSIERRRVLAAYGAQFDLTERAKGMKGAIARAQELVAQTPNAWMPQQFENESNIEIHKRTTAQEILNDFPDGLDYLITGVGTGGHITACAEVLKAKWPKLKVFAVEPVKSPVISGGQPGPHPIQGIGAGFIPKNLHTDAIDGAIQVDEKDAFEFARRAAREEGIFVGVSSGASLSAVNQKLAEMPDGSRVLAFCYDTGERYLSVENLFPAQ; encoded by the coding sequence ATGAAGGTCGACAACATCCTGCAGACCATTGGCAACACGCCGCACGTGCGCATCAACCGGCTGTACCCGTCGCGCGTGACGGTGCACCTGAAGCTGGAGCGCGCCAACCCGGGCGGCAGCATCAAGGACCGCATCGGCCTGGCGATGATTGAAGACGCGGAGAAGAAGGGCCTCCTCAAGGAGGGCAGCGTCATCATCGAGCCGACGAGCGGCAACACCGGCATCGGCCTGGCCATGGTGGCCGCGGTGAAGGGCTACAAGCTCATCCTGGTGATGCCGGAGTCCATGAGCATCGAGCGCCGCCGCGTGCTCGCCGCCTACGGCGCCCAGTTCGACCTGACGGAGCGCGCCAAGGGCATGAAGGGCGCCATCGCCCGCGCCCAGGAGCTCGTCGCCCAGACGCCCAACGCGTGGATGCCGCAGCAGTTCGAGAACGAGTCCAACATCGAGATCCACAAGCGCACCACCGCGCAGGAGATCCTCAACGACTTCCCGGACGGGCTGGACTACCTCATCACGGGCGTGGGCACCGGCGGCCACATCACCGCGTGCGCGGAGGTCCTCAAGGCGAAGTGGCCCAAGCTGAAGGTGTTCGCGGTGGAGCCGGTGAAGTCCCCCGTCATCAGCGGCGGCCAGCCGGGCCCGCACCCCATCCAGGGCATCGGCGCGGGCTTCATCCCGAAGAATCTGCACACGGACGCGATCGACGGCGCCATCCAGGTGGATGAGAAGGACGCCTTCGAGTTCGCCCGCCGCGCCGCGCGCGAGGAGGGCATCTTCGTGGGCGTGTCCTCCGGCGCCTCGCTGTCCGCGGTGAACCAGAAGCTGGCGGAGATGCCGGACGGCAGCCGCGTGCTCGCCTTCTGCTACGACACCGGCGAGCGCTACCTCTCCGTGGAGAACCTCTTCCCCGCGCAGTAG
- a CDS encoding AHH domain-containing protein → MKRLGYALLLTLLASGCATTRVVRLEPDDGERVVVTPREEEDASPAEARLEEDEFKAAVKTLARDVRPFAHPLRQARELFGLPERSGLFGFRERTRQIIPLGEEEARELRLLDASDDLTRGYQQWCGKKRQQPGDCLRLLEEVPLLGSDGRYALAMAIAMDSVWNETAEALEGMASPQAVMATMTSAVTMYLLLWAMPEPVSKGLAALITATAIAYLGVDTVWTLLDGWVTLVRHVDGATTFIQVREAGEAYGAVMGRNAARVFVMLATAAIGNTAGLAMKAPTLPGSAQAAVAVETQAGLQFISLGGVRSVAMAADGFTIALAPNAVAMSSRPGKPQRHHLATIRNEKSARNGGPWTPQFRRLFKRAGMELNDPENIVEVPGHRGPHPRAYHEQVLQELRAAMETCRTVVQCRETLTNALRVLAKEASTQGTPLNQLLTSRKGR, encoded by the coding sequence ATGAAGCGGCTCGGTTATGCGCTGCTGTTGACGTTGTTGGCCTCCGGCTGCGCGACGACGCGGGTCGTGCGCCTGGAACCGGACGACGGCGAGCGGGTCGTCGTCACGCCCCGGGAGGAGGAAGACGCATCTCCCGCCGAGGCCCGGCTGGAGGAGGACGAGTTCAAGGCGGCGGTGAAGACGCTCGCCAGGGACGTGCGTCCCTTCGCCCATCCCCTGAGACAAGCCCGCGAGCTGTTCGGCCTGCCGGAGCGCAGCGGCCTCTTCGGCTTCCGGGAACGGACCCGGCAAATCATCCCACTGGGCGAGGAGGAGGCGCGCGAGCTGCGGCTTCTGGATGCGTCCGACGACCTGACGCGCGGCTACCAGCAGTGGTGCGGCAAGAAGCGCCAGCAGCCGGGAGACTGCCTGCGCTTGTTGGAGGAAGTCCCCTTGCTGGGCAGCGACGGCCGCTACGCACTAGCGATGGCCATCGCGATGGACTCCGTCTGGAACGAGACGGCCGAAGCCCTGGAGGGCATGGCGAGCCCCCAGGCCGTCATGGCCACGATGACCTCCGCCGTGACGATGTACCTGCTGCTGTGGGCCATGCCGGAGCCTGTGTCCAAGGGACTGGCCGCGCTCATCACCGCCACGGCGATTGCGTACCTGGGCGTGGACACCGTGTGGACCCTCCTCGACGGCTGGGTGACGCTGGTGCGCCACGTGGACGGGGCCACCACCTTCATCCAGGTGCGCGAAGCGGGCGAAGCCTACGGAGCGGTGATGGGAAGGAACGCCGCGCGCGTCTTCGTGATGCTGGCCACGGCGGCGATTGGCAACACGGCAGGGCTCGCGATGAAGGCGCCCACCCTGCCCGGCTCCGCGCAGGCAGCGGTCGCGGTGGAGACGCAGGCGGGCCTCCAGTTCATCTCCCTCGGAGGCGTGCGCTCCGTCGCCATGGCGGCCGACGGTTTCACCATCGCGCTGGCGCCCAACGCAGTGGCCATGTCATCGCGGCCCGGCAAGCCCCAGCGTCATCACCTGGCCACCATCCGCAATGAAAAGTCCGCGAGGAATGGCGGACCGTGGACTCCTCAATTCCGACGGCTCTTCAAGCGAGCTGGCATGGAACTGAACGACCCGGAGAACATCGTCGAAGTCCCGGGCCACAGGGGACCGCATCCCAGGGCGTATCATGAGCAGGTCTTGCAGGAATTACGTGCTGCCATGGAAACCTGCCGGACCGTCGTGCAATGCCGCGAAACCTTGACGAATGCACTCCGAGTACTCGCCAAGGAAGCCTCCACTCAGGGGACCCCGCTCAATCAACTCCTGACCTCCCGGAAGGGGCGTTAG
- a CDS encoding aminotransferase class V-fold PLP-dependent enzyme: MSSPFESYRAEFPVLKEQLYLNHAGVAPTSTRAAAAVKSWMDDVVNHGVLHERGWEAQSEKVRGLAARIIGASPEEVAFVRNTSHGLGLVAEGLDWRPGDEVAVATSLEYPSNVYPWLHLKHRGVEVREIPTPHGGVTPEAVASVLTPRTRLVAVSSVQFATGHRTDLDALGALCERSGVLLCVDGIQSVGCIPVDVKKSRVHFLSADSHKWMLGISGIGFLYVAKDVLPRVRPALVGWRSTTDAWNFNRSHFELRPDAAKFEEGSAAYPGIYAMGAALELLLEVGTDAIGARIGELLARLDSGLRDLGCDVGPAPKDRAGILTFLPPGANVHALSAYLSGQKVSHSVRRGRIRLSPHFYNTNEEMDRLVELVRAYRPG, encoded by the coding sequence ATGAGCTCCCCGTTCGAGTCCTACCGCGCCGAGTTCCCCGTCCTGAAGGAACAGCTCTACCTCAACCACGCCGGGGTCGCGCCCACCAGCACGCGCGCCGCCGCCGCGGTGAAGTCCTGGATGGACGACGTGGTGAATCACGGCGTCCTCCACGAGCGCGGCTGGGAGGCGCAGAGCGAGAAGGTGCGCGGGCTCGCCGCGCGCATCATCGGAGCCTCTCCGGAAGAAGTGGCCTTCGTGCGCAACACCAGCCACGGCCTGGGGCTGGTGGCCGAAGGGCTGGACTGGCGACCCGGGGACGAGGTCGCCGTCGCCACGAGCTTGGAGTACCCCTCCAACGTCTACCCGTGGCTGCACTTGAAGCACCGGGGCGTGGAGGTCCGCGAGATTCCCACGCCGCACGGGGGCGTGACGCCGGAGGCCGTGGCGTCCGTGCTCACCCCGCGCACGCGGCTGGTGGCGGTGTCGTCGGTGCAGTTCGCCACCGGCCACCGCACGGACCTGGATGCGCTGGGCGCACTGTGCGAGCGCTCGGGCGTGCTCCTGTGCGTGGACGGCATCCAGAGCGTGGGCTGCATCCCGGTGGACGTGAAGAAGAGCCGCGTGCACTTCCTCAGCGCGGACAGCCACAAGTGGATGCTGGGCATCTCCGGCATCGGCTTCCTGTACGTGGCGAAGGACGTGCTGCCGCGCGTGCGGCCCGCGCTGGTGGGCTGGCGCAGCACCACCGACGCGTGGAACTTCAACCGCTCGCACTTCGAGCTGCGCCCGGACGCGGCGAAGTTCGAGGAGGGCAGCGCCGCGTACCCCGGCATCTACGCGATGGGCGCCGCGCTGGAGCTGCTCCTGGAGGTGGGGACGGACGCCATCGGCGCGCGGATTGGGGAGCTGCTGGCCCGGCTGGACTCGGGCCTGCGCGACCTGGGCTGCGACGTGGGCCCCGCGCCGAAGGACCGCGCGGGCATCCTCACCTTCCTGCCGCCGGGCGCGAACGTCCATGCGCTCAGCGCGTACCTGTCGGGACAGAAGGTGTCCCACTCCGTCCGGCGCGGGCGCATCCGCCTGTCGCCGCACTTCTACAACACGAACGAGGAGATGGACCGGCTGGTGGAGCTGGTGCGCGCGTACCGGCCCGGGTGA